Proteins encoded by one window of Lathyrus oleraceus cultivar Zhongwan6 chromosome 1, CAAS_Psat_ZW6_1.0, whole genome shotgun sequence:
- the LOC127082257 gene encoding enoyl-CoA delta isomerase 2, peroxisomal — MCSLEKRDNLWILTITGDDQNRLNPTLIDSLLSTLTNLSSQSTPGSVLITTAKGKFFSNGFDLLWARAAGSKSAAAVRLQSMVDSLKPVAAAMISLPMPTIAAINGHASAAGLLLAMCHDYVTMRSDRGVLYMPEVDLGLPLPDYFSAVMKEKIKTPAVLRDVLLAGVKIKGKEAVEMGIVDSAHDSVESTIEAAVRLGEELAQKKWVGKVYAEIRKSLYPDACKVLGLTPISLISKM, encoded by the coding sequence atgtgCAGTCTCGAGAAGCGTGACAATCTATGGATCCTAACAATTACCGGCGATGATCAAAACCGCCTCAATCCAACCCTAATCGATTCCCTTCTCTCAACCCTAACAAATCTCTCTTCCCAATCCACTCCCGGCTCCGTCCTCATCACCACCGCCAAAGGCAAATTCTTCTCCAACGGCTTCGACTTGCTATGGGCTCGTGCCGCCGGCTCCAAATCCGCCGCAGCGGTTCGCCTTCAATCAATGGTCGATTCGCTTAAACCAGTCGCCGCGGCGATGATATCGCTTCCTATGCCGACGATCGCCGCCATCAACGGCCACGCCTCTGCCGCCGGGCTCTTGCTCGCCATGTGTCATGACTATGTCACGATGAGAAGTGACCGAGGCGTGTTGTATATGCCGGAGGTAGATCTAGGACTTCCGCTGCCGGATTACTTCTCTGCCGTAATGAAAGAGAAGATCAAAACGCCAGCGGTGCTGCGTGATGTGTTGTTGGCCGGCGTGAAGATAAAGGGGAAAGAGGCGGTTGAGATGGGGATAGTGGATTCGGCGCATGATAGCGTGGAGAGTACGATAGAGGCTGCGGTGCGCTTGGGGGAAGAATTGGCACAGAAGAAATGGGTTGGGAAAGTGTATGCAGAGATAAGGAAGAGTTTGTATCCTGATGCATGCAAGGTTTTGGGATTGACTCCAATCTCACTCATATCTAAGATGTGA
- the LOC127082265 gene encoding enoyl-CoA delta isomerase 2, peroxisomal: MWSLEKRDNLWILTLTGDDQNRLNPTLIDSLLSTLTNLASQSTPGSVLITTAKGKFFSNGFDLPWARTAGSKSAAMNRLRSMVESFKPVAAALISLPMPTIAAINGHASGVGFLLAICHDYVLMRSDQGVLYMPEVNLALPMPDYFAAVMRDKIKTPAVLRDVLLAGVKIKGKEAVKMGIVDSAHDSAESTVEAAVRLGEQLAQKKWVGEVYAEIRKSLYPDSCEVLGLTPKSLISKI, from the coding sequence ATGTGGAGTCTCGAGAAGCGTGACAACTTATGGATCCTGACTCTCACCGGCGACGACCAAAACCGCCTCAATCCAACCCTAATCGATTCCCTTCTCTCAACCCTAACAAATCTCGCTTCTCAATCCACTCCCGGCTCCGTCCTCATCACCACCGCCAAAGGCAAATTCTTCTCCAACGGCTTCGACTTACCATGGGCTCGCACCGCCGGCTCCAAATCCGCCGCAATGAATCGCCTTCGTTCCATGGTCGAGTCCTTTAAACCCGTCGCGGCGGCGCTGATTTCTCTTCCTATGCCAACCATCGCCGCCATCAACGGCCACGCCTCCGGCGTCGGATTCTTGCTTGCGATCTGCCACGACTATGTCTTGATGAGGAGTGACCAAGGCGTGTTGTACATGCCGGAGGTGAATCTCGCGCTGCCGATGCCGGATTACTTCGCTGCCGTGATGAGAGACAAGATCAAGACACCGGCGGTGCTGCGTGATGTGTTGTTGGCCGGTGTTAAGATCAAGGGGAAAGAGGCTGTTAAGATGGGAATCGTGGATTCGGCGCATGATAGTGCAGAGAGTACGGTAGAGGCTGCTGTGCGCCTGGGGGAACAATTGGCACAGAAGAAATGGGTTGGGGAAGTGTATGCAGAGATAAGGAAGAGTTTGTATCCTGATTCGTGTGAGGTTTTGGGATTGACTCCGAAATCGCTCATTTCGAAGATTTGA